The Caldicellulosiruptor changbaiensis genome has a segment encoding these proteins:
- a CDS encoding methyl-accepting chemotaxis protein → MSKKDPLSFFKKSILKQGLGRKLSLLVVGVLLIPIIIIDVISISMSVNSVINESKMSYLAATEANSHYFQLVFDTVRDQALQLMSNDVIQKLYSESRQMTLEDYDKYRLKTDADKMIQNVFVTNIMLSAAYILVNKDNSLLYPYFSAEYIDFNKLKQADWYKKIMQADGPVFLDNHYQALDEVANQKSQTIPQYAFAIGMPFKDISSSQTLGVLLIDVSLQWLRSALQSTNISQQGGYMLAVSPSGKVILPSEWETTRKLSPKADTPFIKKILAEAKGKNPKGAFNTVFDGKPFLITYSRIPEQEWIIVSMIPIEMLLSSARKLEIFVIVLTIIFTLAALAVGIFFALRMVKDLELVTNTFAVAEKGDLTVSLNIERNDEIGYFSHSFNNMIKNIKGLIEKGVKLSDQVTGSISTLSTIAGETAAASNEVAKAISEIAEGASNQAKEASNVVEIVSKFGERIETIVDASNKMEKLSKNVAELSTKGEGAVSTLDSVSHDTMQITDTMISTINQLAEYSRSIGKIIQVLSSISEQTKLLALNASIEAAKTGDAGRGFAVVASEIRKLADQSKESTREVEDMIKRIVSQTKAAQDVAGRVEDVIEKQNEAVRNVSLAFSSIKSAMDELIGGIENINQSILAIDKEKDTIVQSIENISAISQETAASSEEVSASTEEQLAAIEELRAMTEQLNKLAQDLKEAMQVFKV, encoded by the coding sequence TTGTCTAAAAAAGACCCATTATCGTTTTTCAAAAAATCCATATTAAAACAAGGTCTTGGCAGAAAGCTCAGTCTTCTTGTTGTGGGGGTTTTGCTCATTCCAATTATTATAATTGACGTTATTTCAATCTCTATGTCTGTAAATTCAGTTATAAACGAGAGCAAAATGTCGTATCTTGCAGCGACAGAGGCAAACAGCCACTATTTTCAGCTTGTCTTTGACACTGTCAGAGATCAGGCACTGCAGCTTATGTCAAACGATGTTATCCAAAAACTCTATTCAGAGTCGCGTCAGATGACATTAGAAGATTATGACAAATACAGACTCAAAACTGATGCTGACAAGATGATTCAAAATGTTTTTGTCACAAACATCATGCTTTCTGCAGCGTATATATTGGTAAACAAGGATAATTCACTTTTGTATCCATACTTTTCTGCAGAATACATAGATTTTAACAAGTTAAAACAGGCTGACTGGTACAAAAAGATAATGCAGGCAGACGGACCTGTGTTTTTGGACAACCACTATCAGGCTTTAGATGAGGTAGCAAACCAAAAGAGCCAGACAATACCGCAGTATGCTTTTGCTATAGGTATGCCGTTTAAAGACATTTCATCTTCTCAAACACTTGGTGTTTTGCTAATTGACGTAAGTCTTCAGTGGCTAAGATCTGCTCTTCAGTCTACAAATATTTCCCAGCAGGGCGGGTACATGCTTGCTGTTTCACCATCTGGAAAAGTTATTTTGCCAAGCGAATGGGAAACAACAAGAAAGCTTTCGCCAAAAGCAGACACACCTTTTATAAAAAAGATACTGGCTGAGGCAAAGGGGAAAAATCCAAAAGGAGCTTTCAACACAGTATTTGACGGCAAACCATTTTTGATTACATATTCGCGCATACCCGAGCAAGAATGGATAATTGTAAGCATGATTCCTATTGAGATGCTACTTAGCTCTGCAAGGAAACTTGAGATTTTTGTGATTGTACTTACAATAATTTTCACCCTTGCTGCGCTTGCAGTTGGAATTTTCTTTGCGCTCAGGATGGTAAAGGATTTAGAGCTTGTTACAAACACATTTGCAGTTGCTGAAAAAGGTGACCTGACAGTAAGCCTGAACATTGAGCGAAACGACGAGATAGGATATTTTTCACACAGTTTTAACAACATGATAAAGAACATAAAAGGGCTCATTGAAAAGGGAGTAAAGCTTAGCGACCAGGTAACAGGCTCTATTTCTACTCTTTCGACCATTGCCGGTGAGACTGCTGCAGCATCAAATGAAGTTGCAAAAGCAATCTCAGAGATTGCAGAAGGTGCATCTAATCAGGCAAAAGAGGCGAGCAACGTTGTTGAGATAGTTTCAAAGTTTGGTGAGAGGATAGAAACAATTGTTGATGCTTCAAATAAGATGGAGAAGCTTTCAAAGAATGTAGCTGAACTTTCAACAAAAGGAGAAGGCGCAGTTTCGACCTTGGATTCTGTTTCGCACGACACTATGCAAATTACAGATACAATGATTTCAACAATTAACCAGCTTGCAGAATATTCAAGATCAATTGGCAAGATTATTCAGGTACTCAGCAGCATATCAGAGCAAACAAAGCTTTTGGCTCTAAATGCCTCAATTGAGGCGGCAAAAACAGGAGATGCTGGACGTGGCTTTGCTGTTGTTGCAAGCGAGATTAGAAAGCTTGCCGACCAGTCAAAAGAGTCAACAAGAGAAGTTGAGGATATGATAAAGAGGATTGTCAGCCAGACAAAAGCTGCTCAGGATGTTGCAGGTAGAGTAGAAGACGTTATTGAAAAGCAGAATGAAGCTGTCAGAAACGTTTCTTTGGCATTCTCAAGCATAAAATCTGCAATGGATGAACTAATTGGCGGTATAGAAAATATAAATCAGTCCATCTTGGCAATTGATAAAGAAAAAGATACTATTGTTCAGAGTATCGAGAATATCTCGGCAATATCACAAGAGACTGCTGCATCTTCTGAGGAGGTTTCTGCATCCACTGAAGAGCAGCTTGCTGCAATTGAAGAGCTCAGAGCTATGACAGAGCAGTTAAATAAGCTTGCACAGGATTTAAAAGAGGCAATGCAGGTTTTCAAAGTGTAA
- a CDS encoding glycosyltransferase family 2 protein, with translation MVVITVAILFWLLIFYYSILTVFGLIFKVQYKETKIELKEYPSVDILIPAYNEGKVLFDTLDAMVNLHYPGELNIYVLNDNSTDNTGDIADYFARLYTNVHHIKVPPGKPKGKARVLNYGMSISKGEMIAVYDADNQPERFALIKLVQKALEKEEYAGAVGYVKTINMHKNSLTRMIGLEFMIFQLLMQSGRWKLFKLGTLTGTNMLLKRHVLERINGWDPYALAEDAELSLRIYAAHYLLPIVPDSVTWEQEPEVLRVWIRQRTRWMQGNLYLIAKVLSEKSLIRGMNIFNVVQMISIYYLFVSLVLVSDIWFVMGILNLVNIKFSVPLFVLWFETLFIYVVQIVASAVVEKEINIRNIMYAFLMYFTYAQFWIYLVLKGYWLQFKARRKNLEPVWDKTVRF, from the coding sequence ATGGTAGTGATAACTGTTGCAATACTCTTTTGGTTATTAATTTTCTATTATTCAATATTAACAGTGTTTGGATTAATATTTAAAGTTCAATATAAAGAGACGAAAATCGAATTGAAGGAGTATCCAAGCGTGGATATTCTGATACCAGCTTATAATGAGGGCAAAGTGCTATTTGATACTTTGGATGCAATGGTAAATTTACATTATCCTGGTGAGTTAAATATCTATGTTCTTAATGATAATTCTACAGACAATACTGGCGATATTGCAGATTACTTTGCAAGGCTTTATACAAATGTTCATCATATAAAGGTGCCACCAGGAAAACCAAAAGGCAAAGCGAGAGTATTAAATTATGGTATGTCTATCTCTAAAGGAGAGATGATAGCCGTTTATGATGCAGACAATCAACCAGAGAGATTTGCTTTAATTAAACTTGTTCAAAAAGCTTTAGAGAAAGAGGAATATGCAGGTGCTGTAGGTTATGTGAAAACAATTAATATGCATAAGAATTCACTAACAAGAATGATAGGGTTAGAATTTATGATATTTCAATTGCTTATGCAATCTGGAAGATGGAAATTATTTAAATTAGGAACCTTAACAGGTACAAATATGCTTTTGAAAAGACATGTTTTGGAAAGGATAAATGGTTGGGACCCTTATGCCTTGGCTGAAGATGCTGAATTATCTTTGAGAATATATGCAGCACATTATTTATTGCCAATAGTACCTGATTCTGTAACATGGGAACAAGAACCTGAAGTTCTGAGAGTGTGGATTAGACAAAGGACAAGGTGGATGCAGGGGAATCTCTATCTTATAGCCAAAGTTCTTTCCGAAAAGAGCCTGATTAGAGGAATGAATATATTCAATGTTGTTCAAATGATATCTATTTACTATTTATTCGTTTCTCTCGTATTAGTTTCCGATATATGGTTTGTAATGGGGATTCTAAATTTGGTTAATATAAAATTCTCTGTTCCTTTGTTTGTACTTTGGTTTGAAACATTATTCATATATGTTGTCCAAATAGTGGCTTCTGCCGTAGTTGAGAAGGAGATAAATATAAGAAATATAATGTATGCTTTTTTAATGTATTTTACTTATGCTCAATTCTGGATATATCTTGTTCTGAAAGGATATTGGCTTCAGTTTAAAGCACGAAGAAAAAATTTGGAACCTGTTTGGGATAAAACTGTGAGATTTTAA
- a CDS encoding ABC transporter substrate-binding protein has protein sequence MLQKILIIASALILILGLFAFAFASSSKTVRLGVNLELSGAVAQYGQRTLEGLKMAVEEINKKGGVLGKKIELVVFDNKSDKTEALNIATRLATKENVLALLSPVTSGATKSASIAATRYRVPLVSATATDDSVTIDERTGKTKAYVFRICFNDSFQGSVMANFALKTLKVKTAAILYNAASDYSKGLYKNFKETFTKGGGKVVAEEAFQQGEQDFNGILTKIRDKKPDVIFTPVYYDDAGLIIKQARELGMWMPILGTDGFDDPKVVEKAGKKYATNIFFSTHYSSQDTDKRVQEFVKKYKKKYKIEPNALSALGYDLGYFMADAIKRAGSTTDREKLRRALENTKNFVGLTGIISIDSKHNAKKSAVIIEIKNGVHRFKQKLNP, from the coding sequence ATGCTCCAAAAAATTCTAATCATTGCATCTGCCTTAATTTTAATCTTAGGTTTATTTGCCTTTGCTTTTGCTTCAAGCTCAAAAACAGTAAGGCTTGGGGTTAATCTTGAGTTGTCTGGTGCTGTTGCGCAGTACGGACAGAGGACTTTAGAAGGCCTTAAGATGGCAGTTGAAGAGATTAATAAAAAGGGTGGAGTTTTAGGAAAGAAAATAGAGCTTGTTGTATTTGACAACAAATCTGACAAGACAGAAGCGCTAAATATTGCAACAAGGCTTGCAACAAAAGAGAATGTTTTAGCCCTGTTAAGCCCTGTGACATCAGGTGCAACAAAATCTGCTTCAATTGCCGCAACAAGATACAGAGTACCGCTTGTGTCAGCTACTGCCACAGATGATTCAGTTACAATTGATGAAAGAACTGGAAAGACAAAGGCATATGTATTTAGAATATGCTTTAATGACTCATTCCAAGGAAGCGTTATGGCAAATTTTGCACTCAAGACGTTAAAAGTAAAAACAGCAGCAATTCTTTACAATGCAGCGTCTGATTACAGCAAAGGTCTTTACAAGAACTTTAAAGAGACATTTACAAAAGGTGGCGGTAAAGTTGTAGCAGAAGAAGCGTTCCAGCAGGGTGAACAGGATTTTAATGGGATATTGACAAAGATAAGGGACAAAAAGCCAGATGTTATCTTTACACCTGTTTACTATGACGATGCAGGACTTATAATCAAGCAGGCAAGAGAACTTGGAATGTGGATGCCAATTCTTGGTACAGACGGCTTTGATGATCCAAAAGTTGTCGAAAAGGCAGGGAAAAAATATGCAACAAATATCTTTTTCTCAACCCACTACTCATCACAGGATACAGACAAAAGGGTACAAGAGTTTGTCAAGAAGTACAAGAAAAAATACAAGATAGAACCAAATGCCCTCTCAGCACTTGGGTATGACTTAGGATATTTTATGGCAGATGCAATAAAACGTGCAGGTTCTACAACTGACAGAGAAAAACTGAGAAGAGCCCTTGAGAATACTAAAAACTTTGTCGGCTTAACAGGCATTATTTCAATTGACTCAAAACACAACGCTAAAAAGTCTGCAGTGATAATTGAGATTAAAAATGGCGTGCACAGATTTAAACAGAAGTTAAATCCATAG
- a CDS encoding type II TA system antitoxin MqsA family protein: MMNRAYCPECKKHVEIKVEKNLVREYKGVQVNVEEHVPHCSECDTELFVPDIENENLKRLYQRYRELTGLITPEEIQKIREKYGLSQRELGQILGWGKMTINRYERGALPSKSHSDILKLILTSEGFFKEKVEEAFKSGRITERTYQKTMEKIRDSLADLKKKIISAELEHPEDIYNGFRRFDFEKLENLISYIAEKVENLYLSSLNKFLWYIDFMHFKRCLRSITGLRYIKYAYGPVIEKFAYKEIAAYPSDKYTIEEYETPDGAIQTKIKSKGNYDLSVFTQEELQTINMVIDALKDKTCIAISELSHKEVGWQQTPLRELISYEYAKTVSLDSQALQK, encoded by the coding sequence ATGATGAATAGGGCATATTGTCCGGAGTGTAAAAAGCATGTTGAAATTAAAGTTGAAAAAAATCTGGTTAGAGAATATAAAGGTGTGCAAGTCAATGTTGAAGAACATGTTCCACATTGCAGTGAGTGCGATACTGAGTTGTTTGTGCCAGACATCGAAAACGAAAATCTAAAAAGGCTCTATCAACGCTATAGAGAGTTGACAGGCTTGATTACCCCTGAAGAAATCCAGAAGATAAGAGAAAAATATGGACTTTCTCAAAGAGAGCTGGGGCAGATACTTGGCTGGGGCAAGATGACAATAAACAGGTATGAAAGAGGAGCTTTGCCTTCTAAATCACATAGTGATATTCTTAAACTGATTTTAACATCTGAAGGGTTTTTCAAAGAAAAAGTGGAAGAAGCATTTAAATCTGGGAGAATAACTGAAAGAACATATCAAAAAACAATGGAGAAAATCAGAGACTCTCTTGCTGATTTGAAGAAAAAAATTATCTCTGCAGAGCTTGAACATCCAGAAGATATCTACAATGGATTCAGAAGGTTTGACTTTGAAAAGCTGGAGAATTTGATAAGCTACATTGCTGAAAAAGTTGAAAATTTATATTTGAGCAGTCTTAATAAGTTTTTATGGTATATTGATTTTATGCACTTTAAACGTTGTTTACGTTCAATAACTGGCTTAAGATACATCAAATATGCTTATGGGCCAGTGATTGAAAAATTCGCATACAAAGAAATAGCAGCATACCCAAGTGATAAATACACTATTGAGGAGTATGAGACTCCTGATGGAGCAATCCAAACAAAGATTAAAAGCAAAGGCAACTACGACTTATCAGTATTTACCCAAGAAGAATTGCAGACCATTAATATGGTCATTGATGCATTGAAAGATAAAACATGCATCGCTATTTCAGAGCTGTCTCACAAAGAAGTTGGATGGCAGCAAACCCCGTTGCGTGAACTAATCTCATATGAGTATGCAAAGACAGTGAGTTTAGACAGTCAAGCACTACAGAAATAA
- a CDS encoding type II toxin-antitoxin system MqsR family toxin codes for MEIEKLKEEVIKSYLLEIKKLIVAGKWGFVKREKNIKFLKEWGLLIDDVKDILLDLQPGDYVKGPEQDRLDGKEGDIWIFKNSRYLDVCIYIKLRYNPPEEVVCISFHEDESQEKGVKKNDE; via the coding sequence ATTGAGATTGAAAAGCTAAAAGAAGAGGTTATCAAAAGTTATCTACTCGAAATTAAAAAACTAATAGTAGCAGGGAAATGGGGTTTTGTCAAAAGAGAGAAAAACATAAAATTCTTGAAAGAATGGGGTTTGCTAATAGACGATGTAAAGGACATATTGTTGGACCTTCAGCCAGGAGATTACGTCAAAGGACCAGAACAAGACCGTCTTGATGGTAAAGAAGGTGACATTTGGATTTTCAAAAACAGCAGATACCTGGATGTTTGTATATACATAAAACTAAGGTACAATCCACCAGAAGAAGTGGTGTGCATTTCTTTTCATGAGGATGAATCTCAAGAAAAGGGGGTGAAAAAGAATGATGAATAG
- a CDS encoding beta/alpha barrel domain-containing protein, with the protein MVDAVKKSFQNFEKGAPNYFKEIFPYESIPRVIFDSISVPLNIPSKLYVTDSTFREGQQAISYIGKENVVKIFEYLHYIDNGTGTIKYSEFFLYTNYHKQCVQECLKKRFKFPKVVGWVRSKKDELKLAKEFGLDEVGILMSCSDYHIYKKFQKTRSEIAAQYIDVIQEAFSLGITPRVHLEDITRSDIENFVIPLILAIEEMAKKSDKKVYFKLCDTLGFGVPYEYASLPRSVPKIIYTISKSTNIPPERLEWHGHNDFYKAQSNAVCAWLYGASMVNCSIRGIGERTGIAALEVAILDLVQIKAENAPNLNFEALDELLEFTSRFEVMK; encoded by the coding sequence ATGGTAGATGCAGTAAAAAAGAGTTTTCAAAATTTTGAAAAAGGCGCTCCTAATTACTTTAAAGAAATATTTCCATATGAGAGTATTCCAAGAGTTATATTTGATAGTATTTCTGTTCCCCTCAATATACCGTCAAAGCTATATGTAACAGACAGCACGTTCAGAGAAGGTCAGCAAGCTATTTCGTATATAGGAAAAGAAAATGTAGTAAAGATTTTTGAATATCTTCACTACATTGACAATGGCACTGGAACTATAAAATACTCCGAATTTTTTCTTTATACAAATTATCACAAACAGTGTGTTCAGGAATGCTTGAAAAAAAGATTCAAATTTCCAAAGGTAGTTGGGTGGGTGAGAAGTAAAAAAGATGAACTAAAACTTGCAAAAGAGTTTGGGCTTGATGAGGTAGGGATTTTAATGTCATGCTCAGACTATCACATCTACAAAAAGTTTCAAAAAACAAGGTCAGAAATTGCCGCCCAGTACATCGATGTTATACAAGAAGCCTTTTCACTTGGTATTACACCAAGAGTTCATCTTGAAGACATCACAAGATCAGATATTGAAAATTTTGTCATTCCACTCATTTTGGCAATTGAAGAGATGGCAAAAAAGAGTGACAAAAAGGTGTATTTTAAACTGTGCGACACTTTAGGGTTTGGTGTGCCATATGAATATGCAAGCTTGCCACGAAGCGTTCCTAAAATTATTTACACAATTTCAAAGAGCACCAATATACCACCAGAGAGGCTTGAGTGGCATGGTCACAACGATTTTTACAAAGCTCAGAGCAATGCAGTCTGTGCGTGGCTATACGGTGCTTCAATGGTAAACTGCTCTATAAGAGGGATAGGTGAGAGAACTGGCATTGCAGCTTTAGAGGTTGCAATCTTAGACCTTGTCCAGATAAAAGCTGAAAATGCACCAAACTTAAATTTTGAGGCTTTAGATGAGCTTTTGGAGTTTACCTCAAGGTTTGAGGTTATGAAGTAA
- a CDS encoding molybdate ABC transporter permease subunit, giving the protein MKKVFILSVPFLIFLLLPFLNLLFVVPYSKLFNMITKKETITAFGLSFFTASICCILAFLIGTPFAYLLASTKRRIAFLELIIDLPNVLPPILMGVLLLLLYGKVGFVGRILDKASLQIPFTTFAVILAQLFVSIGYYLKVAYSSFLAINKQLKEEGFILGLDELGILWRVYLPVARKGLVIGILGTFSRALGEFGATVVFAGNVFGKTQTISLYLYKLYVQNQEETYSVSFVMIIISYLILYLTKKLLNNVDY; this is encoded by the coding sequence ATGAAAAAGGTATTTATTCTTTCAGTTCCGTTTTTAATATTTTTGCTTTTACCTTTTTTAAATTTACTTTTTGTTGTACCATACTCAAAACTTTTTAATATGATAACAAAAAAAGAGACCATCACAGCCTTTGGGCTTTCTTTTTTTACAGCCAGCATCTGCTGTATTTTGGCATTTTTAATAGGCACACCTTTTGCATACCTCCTTGCCAGCACAAAAAGAAGAATCGCTTTTCTTGAGCTGATAATAGACCTTCCAAACGTTCTACCACCGATCTTGATGGGAGTGCTCTTGCTTCTTTTGTATGGCAAAGTCGGATTTGTAGGGAGAATACTTGACAAAGCTTCTCTTCAGATACCTTTTACCACCTTTGCAGTAATACTTGCTCAGCTTTTTGTTAGTATTGGATACTATTTGAAAGTAGCATACTCTTCGTTTTTGGCCATAAACAAACAGCTAAAAGAAGAAGGCTTCATTTTAGGGCTTGATGAGCTTGGAATTTTGTGGCGTGTGTACTTGCCAGTTGCGAGAAAAGGGCTTGTGATAGGGATACTTGGCACGTTTTCAAGGGCGCTTGGCGAGTTTGGCGCAACAGTTGTCTTTGCGGGGAATGTCTTTGGAAAAACTCAAACAATCTCACTTTATTTGTACAAACTATATGTGCAAAATCAGGAGGAAACTTATTCTGTAAGTTTTGTGATGATAATAATTTCATATTTAATTCTTTACTTAACAAAGAAACTTTTGAACAACGTTGACTATTGA
- the modA gene encoding molybdate ABC transporter substrate-binding protein, producing the protein MKIRSKWIKLFVISIFVIAVLVAALFCTYSRFAFSKTTKAQSSKNDKLVLFVPNTLEAVIEKIADQFEKEKNCKIEMNVAGTHVLVTQLKSGASCDIFFSADKRYIDEIKGKRYINSYLTFAKTTLAIVSSSKKVKSFEDISKKGVKLCIADPVSPIGMWTQQFLNKVKSKDPALYKKILQNVISQEFQITDVIQKVKAMQADAGVVYFTDAINSKLGIVSIPDEYNVQAYHYVGVIKTSEKNRLAKEFIKFLSSKKVKAILKSAGYE; encoded by the coding sequence ATGAAAATTAGGTCAAAGTGGATAAAATTATTTGTAATCTCAATTTTTGTAATAGCTGTACTTGTGGCAGCTTTGTTTTGTACCTATTCTCGATTTGCTTTTTCAAAGACTACCAAAGCTCAAAGCTCTAAAAATGATAAACTTGTCCTTTTTGTACCAAATACTTTAGAAGCGGTTATAGAAAAAATAGCTGACCAGTTTGAAAAAGAGAAAAATTGCAAGATTGAAATGAATGTTGCAGGCACTCATGTACTTGTGACGCAGCTCAAAAGTGGCGCTTCTTGTGATATATTCTTTTCAGCAGACAAAAGATACATTGATGAAATAAAAGGAAAGAGGTATATAAATAGTTACTTGACATTTGCTAAAACTACTCTTGCTATTGTCAGCTCATCGAAAAAGGTGAAAAGCTTTGAGGATATATCTAAAAAGGGTGTAAAGCTTTGCATAGCAGACCCTGTTTCACCAATTGGTATGTGGACACAACAGTTTCTAAACAAAGTAAAAAGCAAAGACCCTGCCCTGTACAAAAAGATTTTGCAAAATGTCATCTCACAAGAGTTTCAGATTACTGATGTTATCCAAAAAGTTAAGGCAATGCAGGCTGACGCAGGTGTTGTTTATTTCACAGATGCCATAAATTCAAAACTGGGTATTGTTTCTATTCCTGATGAGTACAATGTTCAGGCTTATCATTATGTTGGGGTAATCAAAACATCTGAGAAAAATAGGCTTGCAAAGGAGTTTATAAAGTTTTTAAGTTCAAAAAAAGTCAAAGCTATTTTAAAGTCAGCAGGATATGAATAG